Proteins encoded within one genomic window of Camelina sativa cultivar DH55 chromosome 19, Cs, whole genome shotgun sequence:
- the LOC104763760 gene encoding probable galacturonosyltransferase 13 isoform X1: MQLHISPSMRSITISSSNEFIDLMKIKVAARHISYRTLFHTILILAFLLPFVFILTAVVTLEGVNKCSSFDCFGRRLGPRLLGRVDDSEQRLVRDFYKILNEVSTQEIPDGLKLPDSFSQLVSDMKNNHYDAKTFALVLRAMVEKFERDLRESKFAELMNKHFAASSIPKGIHCLSLRLTDEYSSNAHARRQLPSPELLPVLSDNAYHHFVLATDNILAASVVVSSAVQSSSKPEKIVFHVITDKKTYAGMHSWFALNSVAPAIVEVKSVHQFDWLTRENVPVLEAVENHNSIRDYYHGNHIAGANLSETTPRTFASKLQSRSPKYISLLNHLRIYLPELFPNLDKVVFLDDDIVIQKDLSPLWDIDLNGKVNGAVETCRGEDVWVMSKRLRNYFNFSHPLIAKHLDPEECAWAYGMNIFDLRTWRKTNIRETYHSWLKENLKSNLTMWKLGTLPPALIAFKGHVQPIDSSWHMLGLGYQSKTNLENAKKAAVIHYNGQSKPWLEIGFEHLRPFWTKHVNYSNDFIKNCHILE; this comes from the exons ATGCAGCTTCACATATCGCCTAGCATGAGAAGCATTACGATTTCGAGCAGCAATGAGtttattgatttgatgaagATCAAAGTCGCAGCTCGTCACATCTCTTACCGAACTCTCTTCCACACTATCTTAATCCTCGCCTTCTTGTTGCCTTTTGTCTTCATCCTTACCGCTGTTGTTACCCTTGAAGGTGTCAACAAGTGCTCCTCCTTTG ATTGTTTTGGGAGGCGGTTAGGACCACGTCTTCTTGGTAGGGTAGATGATTCAGAG CAGAGACTAGTTAgagatttttacaaaattttaaatgaagTAAGCACTCAAGAAATTCCAGATGGTTTAAAGCTTCCAGATTCTTTTAGTCAACTTGTTTCggatatgaagaacaaccacTACGATGCCAAAACATTTGCACTCGTGCTTCGAGCTATG GTAGAGAAGTTTGAAAGGGATTTAAGGGAATCCAAATTTGCAGAACTTATGAACAAACACTTTGCTGCAAGTTCAATCCCAAAAGGAATTCACTGTCTCTCTTTAAGACTAACCGATGAATATTCCTCCAATGCTCATGCCCGTAGACAGCTTCCTTCCCCGGAGCTTCTCCCTGTTCTCTCAGACAATGCTTACCACCATTTCGTTCTAGCTACAGACAATATCTTGGCTGCCTCGGTTGTGGTCTCATCCGCTGTTCAATCATCTTCAAAACCCGAGAAAATTGTCTTCCATGTTATCACTGACAAGAAAACCTATGCGGGTATGCATTCTTGGTTTGCGCTTAATTCTGTAGCTCCTGCGATTGTTGAAGTCAAAAGTGTTCATCAGTTTGACTGGTTAACAAGAGAGAATGTTCCGGTTCTCGAAGCTGTCGAAAACCATAACAGTATCAGAGATTATTACCATGGGAATCATATCGCTGGTGCCAACCTCAGCGAAACAACTCCTCGAACATTTGCTTCGAAGTTGCAATCAAGAAGTCCCAAATACATATCTTTGCTCAACCATCTTAGAATATATCTACCAgag CTTTTTCCGAACTTAGACAAGGTAGTGTTCTTAGATGATGATATAGTGATACAGAAAGATCTATCTCCGCTCTGGGATATTGACCTTAACGGAAAGGTTAATGGAGCTGTTGAGACTTGTCGAGGAGAAGACGTATGGGTTATGTCAAAGCGTCTTAGGAACTACTTCAATTTCTCTCACCCGCTCATCGCAAAGCATTTGGATCCAGAAGAATGTGCTTGGGCTTATGGAATGAATATCTTCGATCTACGGACTTGGAGGAAGACAAATATCAGAGAAACTTATCATTCTTGGCTTAAAGAG AATCTGAAGTCAAATCTAACAATGTGGAAACTTGGGACATTGCCTCCTGCACTAATAGCATTTAAAGGTCATGTTCAGCCAATAGATTCGTCTTGGCATATGCTTGGATTAGGTTATCAAAGCAAGACCAACTTAGAAAATGCAAAGAAAGCTGCAGTGATTCATTACAATGGCCAATCAAAGCCGTGGCTCGAGATAGGGTTCGAGCATCTTAGACCCTTCTGGACAAAACATGTTAACTACTCCAATGATTTCATTAAGAATTGTCATATCTTGGAATAG
- the LOC104763760 gene encoding probable galacturonosyltransferase 13 isoform X2, which yields MQLHISPSMRSITISSSNEFIDLMKIKVAARHISYRTLFHTILILAFLLPFVFILTAVVTLEGVNKCSSFDCFGRRLGPRLLGRVDDSERLVRDFYKILNEVSTQEIPDGLKLPDSFSQLVSDMKNNHYDAKTFALVLRAMVEKFERDLRESKFAELMNKHFAASSIPKGIHCLSLRLTDEYSSNAHARRQLPSPELLPVLSDNAYHHFVLATDNILAASVVVSSAVQSSSKPEKIVFHVITDKKTYAGMHSWFALNSVAPAIVEVKSVHQFDWLTRENVPVLEAVENHNSIRDYYHGNHIAGANLSETTPRTFASKLQSRSPKYISLLNHLRIYLPELFPNLDKVVFLDDDIVIQKDLSPLWDIDLNGKVNGAVETCRGEDVWVMSKRLRNYFNFSHPLIAKHLDPEECAWAYGMNIFDLRTWRKTNIRETYHSWLKENLKSNLTMWKLGTLPPALIAFKGHVQPIDSSWHMLGLGYQSKTNLENAKKAAVIHYNGQSKPWLEIGFEHLRPFWTKHVNYSNDFIKNCHILE from the exons ATGCAGCTTCACATATCGCCTAGCATGAGAAGCATTACGATTTCGAGCAGCAATGAGtttattgatttgatgaagATCAAAGTCGCAGCTCGTCACATCTCTTACCGAACTCTCTTCCACACTATCTTAATCCTCGCCTTCTTGTTGCCTTTTGTCTTCATCCTTACCGCTGTTGTTACCCTTGAAGGTGTCAACAAGTGCTCCTCCTTTG ATTGTTTTGGGAGGCGGTTAGGACCACGTCTTCTTGGTAGGGTAGATGATTCAGAG AGACTAGTTAgagatttttacaaaattttaaatgaagTAAGCACTCAAGAAATTCCAGATGGTTTAAAGCTTCCAGATTCTTTTAGTCAACTTGTTTCggatatgaagaacaaccacTACGATGCCAAAACATTTGCACTCGTGCTTCGAGCTATG GTAGAGAAGTTTGAAAGGGATTTAAGGGAATCCAAATTTGCAGAACTTATGAACAAACACTTTGCTGCAAGTTCAATCCCAAAAGGAATTCACTGTCTCTCTTTAAGACTAACCGATGAATATTCCTCCAATGCTCATGCCCGTAGACAGCTTCCTTCCCCGGAGCTTCTCCCTGTTCTCTCAGACAATGCTTACCACCATTTCGTTCTAGCTACAGACAATATCTTGGCTGCCTCGGTTGTGGTCTCATCCGCTGTTCAATCATCTTCAAAACCCGAGAAAATTGTCTTCCATGTTATCACTGACAAGAAAACCTATGCGGGTATGCATTCTTGGTTTGCGCTTAATTCTGTAGCTCCTGCGATTGTTGAAGTCAAAAGTGTTCATCAGTTTGACTGGTTAACAAGAGAGAATGTTCCGGTTCTCGAAGCTGTCGAAAACCATAACAGTATCAGAGATTATTACCATGGGAATCATATCGCTGGTGCCAACCTCAGCGAAACAACTCCTCGAACATTTGCTTCGAAGTTGCAATCAAGAAGTCCCAAATACATATCTTTGCTCAACCATCTTAGAATATATCTACCAgag CTTTTTCCGAACTTAGACAAGGTAGTGTTCTTAGATGATGATATAGTGATACAGAAAGATCTATCTCCGCTCTGGGATATTGACCTTAACGGAAAGGTTAATGGAGCTGTTGAGACTTGTCGAGGAGAAGACGTATGGGTTATGTCAAAGCGTCTTAGGAACTACTTCAATTTCTCTCACCCGCTCATCGCAAAGCATTTGGATCCAGAAGAATGTGCTTGGGCTTATGGAATGAATATCTTCGATCTACGGACTTGGAGGAAGACAAATATCAGAGAAACTTATCATTCTTGGCTTAAAGAG AATCTGAAGTCAAATCTAACAATGTGGAAACTTGGGACATTGCCTCCTGCACTAATAGCATTTAAAGGTCATGTTCAGCCAATAGATTCGTCTTGGCATATGCTTGGATTAGGTTATCAAAGCAAGACCAACTTAGAAAATGCAAAGAAAGCTGCAGTGATTCATTACAATGGCCAATCAAAGCCGTGGCTCGAGATAGGGTTCGAGCATCTTAGACCCTTCTGGACAAAACATGTTAACTACTCCAATGATTTCATTAAGAATTGTCATATCTTGGAATAG
- the LOC104763756 gene encoding lamin-like protein: MARVALLVAAAFLAFLMAAPVTEVAAKRWTVGDNQFWNPNINYTVWAQDKHFYLDDWLYFVYERNQFNVIEVNETNYISCNSNNPIANWTRGAGRDLVHLNETRHYYLISGNGGGCYGGMKLAVLVEKPPPPPPPASPNKNSASTVSAFAHQFVVPVAVFAAVGTMWDAVPRLW, translated from the exons ATGGCGAGAGTTGCGTTGTTAGTTGCGGCGGCGTTTCTGGCTTTTCTGATGGCGGCGCCGGTCACTGAGGTAGCGGCGAAGAGGTGGACTGTTGGAGATAACCAGTTCTGGAACCCCAATATCAACTATACCGTCTGGGCTCAGGACAAACACTTTTACCTCGACGATTGGCTCT ATTTTGTGTACGAGAGAAACCAATTCAACGTTATAGAGGTGAACGAGACGAACTATATAAGCTGCAATTCCAATAATCCCATCGCTAATTGGACTCGTGGTGCTGGAAGGGATTTAGTTCATCTTAATGAGACCAGGCATTATTATCTGATTAGTGGTAATGGTGGTGGGTGTTACGGCGGTATGAAACTTGCTGTTTTAGTTGAGAaaccgcctcctcctccaccacctgCTTCACCTAATAAGAACAGTGCATCAACGGTCTCTGCTTTTGCCCATCAGTTTGTTGTTCCGGTCGCTGTTTTCGCAGCAGTTGGGACTATGTGGGATGCGGTTCCGAGGTTGTGGTAA
- the LOC104767286 gene encoding putative F-box protein At4g17565, translating into MDPSKKKANRGRQREEVPGVANWSELCPDLLRCVFKRLSFTSLNRAKSVCSSWHSTSRGCVPNQNQIPWLILFPPNEEAINNNSSCVLFVPEDEDKVYRSRDLGVEFAKSRCLTTCGSWLLLLNPLMHLYILNPLTGERIDLPDTQSFSLGCLQYDRAWFRIDNKTKDYLVVMLRSCVFTKKGDNKWHDLPLFEYYEDFVYNHKDQKLYLHYASDLVNIWDLSGDN; encoded by the coding sequence ATGGACCCgagcaaaaaaaaagctaatcgtgggagacaaagagaagaagttcCGGGGGTTGCAAACTGGTCGGAGTTATGTCCCGACTTGCTGAGATGTGTTTTCAAACGATTGAGTTTCACATCTCTTAATCGAGCTAAATCGGTTTGTTCTTCGTGGCACTCTACTTCGAGAGGCTGCGTCCCTAACCAAAATCAGATTCCATGGCTGATTCTCTTCCCTCCCAACGAGGAagccatcaacaacaacagtagTTGTGTGTTGTTCGTTCCGGAGGATGAAGACAAAGTTTACAGAAGTAGAGATCTTGGTGTTGAGTTTGCCAAGAGTCGTTGTCTGACGACTTGTGGTAGCTGGCTCTTGTTGTTGAATCCTCTTATGCATCTCTACATTCTCAATCCGTTAACAGGTGAGAGGATTGATCTACCCGATACTCAATCTTTTAGTTTAGGATGCTTACAATACGACCGAGCTTGGTTTCGGATagataacaaaaccaaagattacCTAGTTGTAATGTTGCGCTCTTGTGTGTTTACCAAGAAAGGAGATAACAAGTGGCACGACCTTCCTCTCTTCGAATATTATGAAGATTTTGTCTATAATCACAAGGATCAAAAGCTCTACCTTCACTATGCCAGTGATCTTGTCAATATTTGGGATTTATCAGGAGATAATTAA
- the LOC109125117 gene encoding probable WRKY transcription factor 58 — translation MAVEDDVSSIRTTTLVAPTRPTITVPQRPPAIETAAYFFGGGDGLSLSPGPLSFVSSLFVDSFPDVLTPDNQRTTSFSQLLVGAMSVSPGAGGGGRSTTGMFAGGGPMFTIPSGISPSSLLTSPMFFPPQSPVQTGFVQPQPQPQQPGTFSHHMPTSTSTIHGRQSFEVSQADQRAPNHHNNQANNNRSYNVVNVDKPADDGYNWRKYGQKPIKGCEYPRSYYKCTHANCPVKKKVERSSDGQITQIIYKGQHDHERPQNRRGGGGRDSVEVGDIHFVGGVGHMIESSDDSGYGKDHDDDNNDDDDEDDDLPGSKIRKIDGVSTTHRTVTEPKIIVQTRSEVDLLDDGYRWRKYGQKVVKGNPHPRSYYKCTTANCTVRKHVERASTDAKAVITTYEGKHNHDVPAARNGTAAATAAAAGTSEQHRMRSVSGNNMQQHMSFGNNNNNSGQPPVLLRLKEEKITI, via the exons ATGGCGGTTGAAGACGATGTATCTTCGATAAGAACGACCACGTTAGTGGCTCCAACAAGACCGACGATCACAGTTCCTCAGAGACCTCCTGCGATCGAAACGGCGGCTTATTTCTTTGGCGGTGGAGATGGGCTTAGTCTTAGCCCAGGTCCactttcttttgtctcttctttgtTCGTTGACAGCTTCCCTGACGTCTTGACGCCGGATAATCAACGGACGACGTCGTTCTCTCAGCTTCTCGTCGGTGCTATGTCGGTGTCTCCTGGCGCTGGCGGCGGAGGACGTTCTACGACGGGGATGTTCGCCGGAGGAGGTCCGATGTTTACAATCCCTTCTGGTATCAGCCCTTCTAGTCTTCTCACCTCTCCCATGTTCTTTCCTCCTCAG TCGCCAGTTCAGACTGGCTTTGTTCAACcgcaaccacaaccacaacaaccaGGCACATTTTCTCACCATATGCCGACATCGACGTCTACCATCCATGGACGTCAATCTTTTGAAGTTTCGCAAGCTGATCAAAGAGCTCCAAACCATCATAATAATCAGGCTAATAATAACCGGTCGTATAATGTGGTTAATGTTGATAAACCGGCGGATGACGGTTACAACTGGAGGAAGTACGGACAAAAGCCTATCAAAGGGTGTGAATATCCAAGGAGTTATTACAAATGCACACATGCTAACTGCCCGGTTAAGAAGAAAGTTGAACGGTCGTCGGATGGACAAATCACTCAGATCATTTACAAAGGTCAACATGATCACGAGAGGCCTCAGAATCGCCGTGGCGGTGGCGGCAGAGATTCCGTTGAGGTTGGTGATATTCATTTCGTTGGTGGTGTAGGGCATATGATTGAATCTAGTGATGATAGTGGTTATGGTAAggatcatgatgatgataataatgatgatgatgatgaagatgatgatcttcCGGGTTCAAAGATAAG GAAAATAGATGGTGTGTCGACGACTCACCGGACGGTGACCGAGCCAAAGATTATTGTCCAGACAAGAAGTGAAGTGGACCTTCTCGACGATGGTTATAGATGGCGCAAGTACGGACAAAAAGTTGTCAAAGGAAATCCTCATCCAAG GAGCTACTATAAATGTACAACGGCGAATTGTACGGTGCGTAAACATGTAGAGAGAGCTTCAACAGATGCTAAGGCTGTGATTACAACTTATGAAGGTAAACACAACCACGACGTCCCTGCAGCAAGAAACGGTACCGCAGCAGCAACCGCAGCCGCTGCTGGGACGTCCGAACAACATCGTATGAGATCAGTGTCGGGGAACAATATGCAACAACATATGAGTTTCGGTAACAATAATAACAATTCAGGCCAACCTCCGGTCCTGTTGAggttgaaagaagagaaaattacTATTTGA
- the LOC104763759 gene encoding membrane-anchored ubiquitin-fold protein 1, translating to MAEVYNQLEIKFRLTDGSDIGPKAFPDATTVSALKETVISEWPREKENGPRTVKEVKLISAGKVLENNKTVKDYRSPVSNLVGAVTTMHVIIQPPVTEKEKKPKGDPKMNKCVCAVM from the exons ATGGCAGAAGTATATAATCAACTAGAGATCAAGTTTCGTTTAACCGATGGTTCTGATATCGGTCCTAAAGCATTCCCTGATGCTACAACTGTTTCGGCATTGAAGGAAACTGTTATCTCTGAATGGCCAAGAG agaaagagaatggGCCGAGAACAGTGAAAGAGGTGAAGTTGATAAGCGCAGGGAAGGTATTGGAGAACAACAAGACGGTTAAAGATTACCGAAGTCCAGTCTCTAATCTCGTAGGCGCAGTCACCACAATGCACGTTATCATCCAACCTCCCGTTACTGAAAAAG AAAAGAAGCCTAAAGGTGACCCGAAGATGAACAAATGCGTCTGTGCAGTCATGTAA
- the LOC104767287 gene encoding uncharacterized protein LOC104767287 — MEDHHQEFEKPIFEFVPNKLRNSRVSRNRKMKNGFRESMSQCEELSCYYGLRENPKKTQKSLLVHPRTNKKSLIRCTECGKGFLYEKCLMNHRQVTHSEESVRTSLLCSFSVVQKRKRSKRVSRYKKKSTPFSVSSSSSSFTMFPVSVDDDGELLEVAESLILLSMSGGKFLNGLELFGKALDSNQRVSGYGFSRNEQKLVAEAVDGDGEESDGSSKELSDFLADKKAREDDESGQQKQVGAEMLREETEQKLVRQETFFEDSDSGNKGFQMNIDEHRCGLCDKVFSTYQALGGHQTFHRIRNKSKSQTKRCRDESVLEVGS; from the coding sequence ATGGAAGACCATCATCAAGAATTCGAGAAGCCCATCTTCGAATTCGTCCCTAACAAGCTCAGAAACTCTCGAGTTTCGAGAAACCGCAAGATGAAGAATGGCTTCAGAGAATCTATGAGTCAGTGCGAAGAGCTCTCTTGCTACTACGGATTGAGGGAGAACCCTAAGAAAACCCAGAAATCTCTACTCGTTCATCCAAGGACGAATAAGAAGAGTTTGATTCGATGCACAGAGTGTGGGAAAGGGTTTCTTTACGAGAAATGTCTGATGAATCATCGCCAAGTGACGCATTCTGAAGAATCTGTGAGAACAAGTTTGTTGTGTAGCTTCAGTGTTGTtcagaagagaaagagatcgaaGAGAGTTTCCAGGTACAAGAAGAAGAGTACTccattctctgtttcttcttcttcttcttcgtttacaATGTTTCCTGTTTCTGTGGATGATGATGGGGAGTTATTAGAAGTCGCTGAGTCTCTGATTCTGTTGTCTATGAGTGGTGGTAAGTTCTTGAATGGTTTGGAACTCTTTGGTAAAGCTTTGGATTCGAATCAGAGAGTATCTGGATATGGGTTTTCGAGGAATGAGCAAAAACTTGTTGCTGAAGCTGTGGATGGAGACGGTGAAGAATCTGATGGAAGTTCGAAGGAGCTTTCGGATTTCTTGGCAGACAAGAAGGCCAGGGAAGACGATGAATCGGGTCAGCAGAAGCAGGTAGGAGCTGAAATGCTCAGAGAAGAAACCGAACAGAAACTTGTTCGTCAAGAAACTTTCTTTGAAGATTCAGATTCAGGAAATAAAGGTTTTCAGATGAACATTGATGAGCATCGGTGTGGGCTCTGTGACAAGGTTTTCTCGACTTATCAAGCTCTTGGTGGTCATCAGACATTTCACAGAATAAGAAACAAGTCAAAAAGTCAAACCAAGAGATGCAGAGACGAATCAGTACTGGAAGTTGGAAGCTGA
- the LOC104763757 gene encoding uncharacterized protein LOC104763757 encodes MAAAAMAVHLPKPKLVVLDKNINFVGGSLNLGRPMSVNREIKAPVMVSASSSTSKTVVTDDVNGDRSKQFYINFTGFPFPLGPFLNRRTIRTEAVKGCIWMFEQEQALGFSSVSTNIRMTVIKLKSGGLWVHAPIAPTKECIQLIKELGAPVEYIVLPTFAYEHKIFVGPFSRKFPKAQIWVAPRQWSWPLNLPLEFFGIFRANIIKDGDLSTPWAEEIEQKVLSSPEVGIGPYVEVAFYHKRSRTLLVTDAVIFVPRRPPSSITNESLLASAKNGLAVKILSKGKDVPNDPVVDNPNTRQKGWERMVLQILFLGPSNLLEPNASFAKMSQKLIVSPIVKTLVFSKVPEKVKDWIDEIARDWRFKRIIPAHFEAPINAGRSEFLAAFGFLDDLLGERYVTRPSLSLLFTSLMGKAASYFPPDDMRTLSSLDQFLVSVGAVKKTVSGRKGR; translated from the exons atggcGGCAGCGGCCATGGCCGTTCATCTCCCGAAACCGAAACTTGTAGTATTGGATAAGAACATCAACTTTGTCGGTGGGTCATTGAATTTGGGTCGACCCATGTCCGTAAACCGAGAAATTAAAGCTCCGGTGATggtttctgcttcttcttcgacGAGCAAGACCGTCGTTACTGATGACGTAAACGGAGATCGAAGCAAACAGTTTTATATTAACTTCACTGGCTTTCCTTTTCCTCTTGGCCCTTTTCTTAACCGGCGCACCATCAGAACCGAG gCGGTTAAAGGTTGCATATGGATGTTTGAACAAGAACAAGCTTTAGGGTTTAGCAGTGTGTCCACCAATATACGAATGACTGTCATCAAACTCAAATCTGGAGGTTTATGGGTTCATGCTCCTATTGCTCCCACCAAAGAGTGTATTCAG CTTATTAAGGAGTTGGGAGCTCCGGTTGAGTACATTGTCCTGCCAACATTTGCTTATGAGCACAAGATTTTTGTTGGTCCGTTTTCTAGAAAGTTCCCTAAGGCTCAGATATGGGTGGCACCAAGACAATGGAGCTGGCCATTGAACTTACCTCTCGAGTTTTTCGGTATCTTTCGTGCTAATATCATCAAAGACGGGGACTTATCTACCCCATGGGCTGAGGAGATTGAGCAGAAAGTCCTAAGCTCCCCAGAAGTTG gAATTGGACCTTATGTCGAAGTAGCCTTCTACCATAAGCGGTCAAGAACCCTTTTAGTCACTGATGCTGTGATCTTCGTCCCACGGAGACCTCCCTCGAGTATCACCAATGAGTCCTTGTTGGCCTCGGCTAAGAATGGACTAGCTGTTAAGATACTTAGCAAAGGAAAAGACGTACCAAATGATCCAGTGGTTGATAACCCCAACACCCGCCAAAAAG GATGGGAAAGAATGGTTCTGCAAATCCTATTTCTTGGTCCCTCGAATCTCTTGGAACCAAACGCAAGCTTCGCAAAAATGTCGCAGAAGCTGATCGTTTCTCCCATTGTAAAGACTTTGGTCTTTAGCAAAGTCCCTGAGAAG GTGAAAGATTGGATCGATGAGATAGCACGTGACTGGCGATTCAAAAGGATAATACCAGCTCATTTCGAAGCTCCAATAAACGCAGGAAGATCAGAGTTTCTAGCTGCGTTTGGGTTCCTAGACGATCTTCTAGGGGAAAGATATGTAACTCGTCCTTCGCTCTCTCTACTCTTCACTTCGCTAATGGGGAAAGCAGCGAGCTATTTTCCTCCAGACGATATGagaactctctcttctcttgatCAGTTCTTAGTCTCTGTTGGGGCTGTGAAAAAGACAGTCTCTGGTAGAAAAGGAAGATGA
- the LOC104763754 gene encoding SNF1-related protein kinase catalytic subunit alpha KIN10, which translates to MDGSGGRSGVESILPNYKLGRTLGIGSFGRVKIAEHALTGHKVAIKILNRRKIKNMEMEEKVRREIKILRLFMHPHIIRLYEVIETPTDIYLVMEYVNSGELFDYIVEKGRLQEDEARNFFQQIISGVEYCHRNMVVHRDLKPENLLLDSKCNVKIADFGLSNIMRDGHFLKTSCGSPNYAAPEVISGKLYAGPEVDVWSCGVILYALLCGTLPFDDENIPNLFKKIKGGIYTLPSHLSAGARDLIPRMLVVDPMKRVTIPEIRQHPWFQAHLPRYLAVPPPDTVQQAKKIDEEILLEVINMGFDRNHLIESLRNRTQNDGTVTYYLILDNRFRASSGYLGAEFQETMEGTPRAHPAESVASPVSHRLPGLMEYQGVGLRSQYPVERKWALGLQSRAHPREIMTEVLKALQDLNVCWKKIGHYNMKCRWVPNSADGMLSNSMHDNNYFGDESSIIENDAAVKSPNVVKFEIQLYKTRDDKYLLDLQRVQGPQFLFLDLCAAFLAQLRVL; encoded by the exons ATGGATGGATCAGGCGGTAGAAGTGGGGTGGAATCGATTCTACCAAATTACAAGCTTGGGAGAACTCTTGGTATTGGTTCCTTTGGTAGGGTGAAGATTGCTGAGCACGCTTTGACTGGACATAAAGTTGCCATCAAGATCCTCAATCGTCGCAAAATCAAGAACATGGAGATGGAGGAGAAAG TGAGGAGAGAGATCAAAATCTTGAGACTATTTATGCATCCTCACATCATCCGTCTCTATGAGGTCATAGAGACTCCGACTGATATTTATCTTGTCATGGAGTATGTGAACTCTGGTGAGCTGTTTGACTATATTGTAGAGAAAGGTAGATTGCAGGAGGACGAGGCAAGGAACTTTTTTCAGCag ATTATATCAGGAGTCGAATATTGCCATCGGAATATGGTTGTTCATCGAGACCTTAAGCCTGAAAACTTGCTTTTGGATTCTAAGTGCAATGTAAAGATTGCTGATTTTGGCCTGAGCAATATAATGCGAGATGGTCATTTTTTGAAGACAAGTTGTGGAAGCCCAAATTATGCTGCTCCAGAG GTGATTTCGGGTAAATTATATGCTGGGCCTGAAGTAGATGTCTGGAGCTGTGGTGTGATACTCTATGCTCTTCTCTGTGGGACTCTTCCATTTGATGATGAAAACATTCCCAACCTTTTTAAGAAGATAAAG GGAGGAATATATACATTACCTAGCCATTTATCTGCTGGTGCTAGAGATTTGATCCCTCGGATGCTTGTAGTCGACCCCATGAAACGAGTAACCATCCCTGAGATTCGGCAACACCCGTGGTTCCAAGCTCATCTTCCGAGGTATTTAGCTGTTCCTCCTCCAGATACAGTGCAACAGGCGAAAAAG ATTGACGAGGAGATTCTCCTAGAAGTTATCAATATGGGATTTGACAGAAACCACCTCATTGAATCTCTCCGTAACCGGACCCAAAATGAT GGTACTGTGACATACTATCTAATACTGGACAATCGTTTCCGTGCCTCTAGTGGATATCTCGGGGCCGAGTTTCAAGAGACCATG GAAGGTACTCCCCGTGCACATCCAGCAGAAAGCGTCGCTTCACCTGTTAGCCATCGGCTACCAGGACTGATGGAATACCAAGGAGTTGGCTTGAGATCTCAATACCCTGTTGAGAGAAAATGGGCTCTTGGACTTCAG TCTCGGGCTCATCCCCGTGAAATAATGACAGAAGTCCTGAAAGCCCTGCAAGATTTGAATGTTTGTTGGAAGAAGATAGGGCACTACAACATGAAGTGCAGATGGGTTCCTAACAGCGCAGATGGTATGCTCAGTAACTCAATGCACGATAACAACTACTTTGGAGACGAGTCCAGCATAATAGAGAACGATGCAGCTGTTAAGTCGCCGAATGTTGTCAAGTTTGAAATTCAG TTGTATAAAACTCGGGACGACAAGTATCTGCTGGATCTGCAGAGGGTACAAGGTCCTCAGTTCTTGTTCTTGGATCTCTGTGCTGCTTTTCTTGCTCAGCTCCGAGTCCTCTGA